In the genome of Daucus carota subsp. sativus chromosome 9, DH1 v3.0, whole genome shotgun sequence, the window taattttgttcctaGAATAATAAGGAATGACTATAATAGTTGCTTATGTTACAACAGTCCACTAGAAACAAGTGTGTCCTTATGTTGCTTGTGATGGTTACTTTCTAGTTACAAGTGTTTTATGCTCTGATTGGGAACATATCTATTGACCACTATTACTTTTCAACACACTCATACATatactaattaattttttattttcaggagCGTTATGTTGCTATATGTTCGAAGAAAGGTATTGATTCTAAGAGCACACATCTTCAGTTTTGGATAGAGGCATTGAGAGGTGTTAAGAAGAACACAATTCTTGGACATCCGCGGCTCCGTGCCTCTCATATTTATGCTATCTTTTTTATGTTTTACATGTTTTAGCCCTTCCATATCATTTTTGGTTAATCAGTTAATAAAATGATCTAATTATCACGGGGCCTGAGGAACGTGCACCACCAGCCCAGAAAGAGGAAGGAAGCTCTGCATTGACCCGCATACAAGATGACTTGTTGACTTCTTCTTGAGAGTAGTTGATGAGACGCTCACTCCTAAACAGTTCTCTCTCACACCAGAGCAGGTCCGTGTTATAGCACGTGAAGCTGTAGAAGCTGAGCAGACTTCTCATCCTGCTGACCATCGAGATGCGAGAGAAACACAACAAGAAATTATCCAAGTGGCACTAGAAGTACACAACAATCTGTACAATACAAATGAACCTGGAGCTGATGATgtataaaatttagaattaatagtaattatgatatatatatatatatatatatatatatatagagagagagagagagagagagagagagagaaatggaGGTCAGATTAACCTTATATAAGAGTGCCTTACATGAGGTTAAAACGACAATGCTAGCGGACGTTTTAAAACAAACACGGAGCAGTTgccttttttaattatttaaagaaaagTAGTTACTGTATGagcttatatatgtatatcacgTCTTCGCTAGCACGTTATTTCATAAGAACCAGCTGTGTTGTATCCACTCTCTTCTCCCAAACCTACCCGCACAGACATAATAGTTGAGTTCTAGcagttaaaaaaaaagttttcagATGGAACACTTAACCACATACCTTAAGAAAACGGACACGTAATCCCGATGCCGTGAACATTAGAACCTGGTAGAAATAGTTGTATCAGACCACCAATGATTTGTCAAGTAGTATTAAACTGGCTATAGACCTTTGATCCTCCAGTTTAATCATCCTATAATGAGTATAGCTAAGTCTTGTCGGACAGCTGCtgttggtaatttcattacaGGGAGTGAAGCTTACTTGACTCATATCATGTTGATAAACATAGGTCTTCTCTTTTTCTCTACTTATCAAACTATGAGAAGTGTTGGTACCAATGTGGTTTAGTCGAATGTAGTATGCTATAGATTTATAACCAGGAATCCGAAGTGTGCATTAATTTTCTGGCTCGCAATATTAAACAATCGTTTACTAACAAAAGACAGAATGTTGCATGCAATTGGAAGTGCAAGTGATTCCAGGCATTTTGAGTTCTTGACTCTCCACACCTTATAAATTAGTGTGACTCTACCCAGTGCCTTCACTATTACCAAAGTCCGGATTGGAACCGTGTATACAGAATGTAAATGAAAAACATGAGATAATAAGAATATTATTGGTTTCAATTTTCAGTATACGATTCTATATTGCTTTAATCATGCCTCTGCAGTTCTACTTTCAGTTGCAGGTTAACTTTAAATGCTATTAAATCATGCTTTGAGTGTGATTTATAGTATCATGTAACAGAGGAAGTAAAGTTTTAGTTGTCACTAAACATTTCTAAGAACCTTGTTTATCCCTTACACCACAATAGCCAGCATTATCCCCTGCCATTGTGGCACATTTCCCGGTTAACAATTCCAGCATCAGAAAGAATACACATCAGACTTATTGaacttaatttaaataaaaaaactgaAACCAAATCAAAGTTGAGAAGAACTTCTGCAATTAAAAAACAAGGAAACAGAGTACTTTACATAAATCATTGTTTACTACTTTTACATGTACTCTTGTAGTGCCCCTTGTGACCACAATTTCCACAAACTCTTTTCTGCTTCAAATCCTGAGATTGCTGCATTCCAGTAGGGATTCGTGAGCGTTACGTGGTCTACCTTTCGTCTTGCATTTGCTAGGATCGCTGATTGTGAAATTGAACATCATCTCTTGAGGGCTTTTATCCGTTCTATTTGCCTCTGAAAAATCATCTACATTTACGGACACCGGTGGTGGCATTTGTTTATTTTCAATCTCGCCAACTTTTTCTCACCACATCTTTATTTCCCTTTCTATTACTTCATAGAGGTCTCTATGAGTAATTATCTTTTCATAAAGTTTATTAAAATCACCTCGCAATGTCCAAGCTTCAAGAGAAGTTACCTCATTAGTGCTGCAATCTATATTCAAACCAGGTGCACCATCATTGTTCCCACTGGTCGTTGAACTGGTTGTATGCCTCACATTTAAGGTCCATCTCGACAAAATATATTCAGCAGGTATGATCTTTAATCTTAATTTTTGCTTCATGATATATAGTATGTGTTTGCAAAGAATACCCCATGTCTCAAATTTAGCACATGAACACTTGCAAAACTGAATGGAAATATTTACCTTAACAGTGTGTGACCTATTGTGATGCTTGAAAGTTACAGCATACACCATCTCGACACCTGTAACTACTTTTTTGCTGTGCTGGCCATGCAAAATCTGCATAAATTCATTCtgaaataatttgaatatattccGAGAATAAACTTTTCCAGCATGAGCCTCCAAGCTGGTTGTCATTGATATCAAATCCTCTTTCTCTTCTGTATCGCGACGGCTAGCAATTGCCTTTTCATATTGATCAACAAAGTCAGACAACGGAGTATTGCTATTGACATAACCATCAAAAAACGAATTCATACTTTCACTTCTTTGAGAGACTTCATTCCtgcaaaaaaattgtatcagTCCTGATTAGATAAACTTATAAATCTGACTAAAGAAATTTAAATTGTAAATACCTGATACTATTTGACGATTTACCTGCAAAAAATGTATCCTTTAGGTATGCCTTTACCCAATGATGTCGTTTTTCATACATGTTCACAATCCATTTCCAAgacttcataatatttttttgagaaTCTGTTAAAGGTTCTTCATAATGTGGCTTGTATTTCTCACACAACACGCTCCAATATTCCTCAGATTCTTCAATAGTTCTACATTTCTTAGCCCACATATTGTAGTCCTCATTGAATGATGGGTGAACACATTGCAGTGAACTTAGGTGCTCGCACTCATGAAGCCCAAGGTGCCATTGACAATATCGATGATGTGTATGCGGAAAAACTTTTTTAGTGGCATTACAAATTGCAAGGTCTTGGTCAGTTATAATTGCTCCGGGAGATTCATTCCACATACAATTCAACCACTGTCTAAATAACCAAACAAATGTTTTCTCTCGCTCATCGGAAAGTAAAGCACAACCAAATAAAGTAGACTGTCTATGGTGGTTCACACCCGTGAAAGATGCAAAAGGCATCGAAAAGCTATTTGTCTTGTACGTAACATCAAATACTATCACatcagaaatttttttataagattttCTCGCTCTAGCATCACACCAGAAAATTCTTCTGCATCCGCGTTCTTCGTCAAGTTGAATGGCATAGTAAAATTCAGAATCTCTTGCTTTTCTCTCTAAAAAACTTTGCACTACAACCATACACTCTTTGCCAATATTATTCTTTCTCTTGATTCTTAAATGTTCAGAACATTGTTGGGGTGTCACGACATCTATAGCACTACCACTTGCACTATTTATAATGCGTGATATTTTAGCTGGCCCAACTCCACAACTActaaatttatcaattaatttcTTACAAGTTGCATCTTTATAAGACTTGTTGTGagatcttgattttctttttttattcggACTCTTGAGCAGGTCATGAGAATGgatatcattaaattttttaatttcccATGTTCCTAATTTATTTAGGATAATTTCCATTGAAGCTTTGCAACCACATTTAGTTTCTCAACGCCGTTTTATGTTGTCCTCATTATCAACCTCTTGCTTTTTTTTGAAACCTTCTCTATTACATACAAATGTTCTTCTGACAATAACTTCATCCTTTCTAGACTTGTACGTAGAATATTTACGTACTGCAAACCCATGCGTCAAACCAAAGCTGTTATAAAAATTGTATGATTCTTCGTGTGAATGAAATAACATACCTTCATGAGGCATAACAGATGCTCGTGTACCATTCTCTATATCCAATTCATCAGAACTGGTATCTTGTAAATCAGCGGACAATAAATTCTCAGTAGGTGAATCTTCAAGAATTTGACAATCTTCAATATTATTGATGTTTTAGAATTGATATCAGATATTGATGATACTCGAACTTTGTAAAAACCACAAGACAACAATATTTGCTGAGCAACTTTTCTGGTTTCTCTCTTACTATTCTGAAACCAAATACAATGCtaataaaagaaataacttGCCCACAGAGTGGCTACAAAATAGGAACACATAGAAACCTACACTCCTAAACTACATCCACTACGTCCACTACATCCATTACTTGCTCAGACTCCTAAAATAACTCTGATAAACCACGACCTAATCGAAATATTAATACACTACACCATATTTTACCTGTTGAAACGGCTAAAAAATGTAACCTTAGGGCCTAAAACTGTTACAATAGATGTTTTGGTAACATTTTTGCCAAAATTCGGTGTTGCATTTGCTGCCGTTGCAATAGACCCTTGTTGCAACAGATATTTGAGGTATTGCCATAGACTTTCAATTGTAATTTGTTGCAACATTTTCGAGGCCTTTGGTAACAATTATATAGTGTTACAATAAATTTACTGTAACATTTCTTTGTAACACTATATCCTTAAAAACTGTTGCATaccaataatttgaaattttgttgtAACAGTTTGTGCAACAATATTAAACCAATTGCAATACTTTTTGGTTTTTTGGTAACACATTTCTGCAACAGTTTTATGTGTATTGTAatgcttttaaattttttggcaACATTATGTATTCAGTTGCAATACTTTTGAGGCCTGATTTACAATGATACTATATAAATGCAATAGTACTATGAAATTTTCTTGACTTGAAAttgacaaaaagaaaatacaaaGTACAAACCGAGTCATCGAGTTGAAAGATACATAGAAACCAGACTAAGGCACCAACTTATAAACCATTCTTACAAAAGTCAATCTAAAAGCAAGAATAGATgaagaagtaaaaaaaaaagtgactAAAAATCTTCATTCATCACTATGTTGAGCAGCTGCATTCCAATCCTCCTCGTTTCAAAGTGACTAAAAGCTGCATTCGATATTTTCATCTGTATAAGTGTAGTTTAATAGATTGCAAGGCAATAACATGAACCAAATTTAAATTCTATAAGTACAAATACTAAATATGTTTGtcgaaaattaagttatatatgTTACATGTACCTTGTGCACATGACCcattcatatttaaattagtcCTATTAGCATAGAGAGGTTTCTGAATTTCTGCAAAGTTGAAATAGAAGCCTCTTTCATTAACCATGCACACATCAACTCCTACACTGATTTTAGTAGCGTGCAATAATGAGATAGTCTTACATAAGTACTACTGTGCAATATAATCAAaggtaaataattaaagaatgaGGTAGATTGATTTGTGTACCATTTTCCGTAGACGCAACCCTTATTCTACTATGGATGGGTATCAAATATAGACAATCACAACATAATTGTTATCTTATCCTGACTCTATATGATGAGTACCTGTTCTGGAAATTCAATACTTATATACAATTGTGACACTATATTATTTAGAATATGCCGGTCTCTCGATCTTATTTTTATGTTCCCTCGATCCTGGACTGAGCCATGAAAGGAGATAAGGCAAGAAATATGTAGTCCAAGAACCAACACAAGTAAAAGGAATACCCTTAATCATCTATTTAGATTCAGTGATACCGCCAAATTGAGATAATTCCAGTAGTGCACCTCCCCATCTAGTTAGGTTCTGTATCTAATCAAAGCTGATGGGAGAAACATcagcaaatatatatatgataaaaagaaataataaattagtttttaCACCTCATGAATGTACGAGCTACATATACTTTTCCCTTCATGCCCCCGTATGTACCCATATGAAGCAGTGAGGATGCCATCTTCAGTGCAATCACCAGTGATCTTCTTTTACAAGTCTAGTAACATGCGTTATATTTAAAAGTAACTACTTTAAGTTCTACTGGTAGTATTAAAGTAAGTTTCAAAGTTGTTTGTAAGTAATGGTTAGCTTTTATCACACATAGGCTAAGTAAACAGAGAGTAAAAGTGAGTAAACAATCAATAATGAACATATACaaacaaaattagaaaattaaatataaaaagatatgtataaataaaacaCCATCTTGGTAGCATTTTGTGCATCAAACTCTTCCTTTGGCCGCAATTCTAAAGAAGACAGATCCCCCTTTAGAGCCTGATACAATTTATGTCATTCATCTCAGATTTATTATAAGCTAACATATGTAAATGGTTTGTTAATATTAACACAATGTGTGATGGATGAGAGAATCAACTTAAATCATCCTTGTTTCAGTTAGTTCTCTATTTCTCATTATTGTTTTCCTTTTCGTT includes:
- the LOC108201193 gene encoding protein FAR1-RELATED SEQUENCE 5-like codes for the protein MVVVQSFLERKARDSEFYYAIQLDEERGCRRIFWCDARARKSYKKISDVIVFDVTYKTNSFSMPFASFTGVNHHRQSTLFGCALLSDEREKTFVWLFRQWLNCMWNESPGAIITDQDLAICNATKKVFPHTHHRYCQWHLGLHECEHLSSLQCVHPSFNEDYNMWAKKCRTIEESEEYWSVLCEKYKPHYEEPLTDSQKNIMKSWKWIVNMYEKRHHWVKAYLKDTFFAGKSSNSIRNEVSQRSESMNSFFDGYVNSNTPLSDFVDQYEKAIASRRDTEEKEDLISMTTSLEAHAGKVYSRNIFKLFQNEFMQILHGQHSKKVVTGVEMVYAVTFKHHNRSHTVKVNISIQFCKCSCAKFETWGILCKHILYIMKQKLRLKIIPAEYILSRWTLNVRHTTSSTTSGNNDGAPGLNIDCSTNEVTSLEAWTLRGDFNKLYEKIITHRDLYEVIEREIKMW